The Mycolicibacterium aichiense region GCGGCTGCGGCGGTCTTCCGCGAAAATGGTTGGCTCGTCGAGTCGGAGCAAGCTCCTATGGGGTGGCTTGGCTCAGCCGACAATATGCGTGAGCTCGCCGCGCGGGTGGCCGCATTCGGCGCAGATCTCGTGCTGATCGGCGTCGGTTCTCCGTTACAGGAGCGGGTCGCCGTCAGCCTGCTCAGCGCGCAGGGGGTGACCGCGGTGCTGATGGGCGTCGGCGCTTCCATCGACTTCATCGCCGGCGAGACGGCCCGCCGCGCGCCGAAATGGATGCAGCGCCTCGGGATTGAATGGTTGCACCGCATTCTGACCGATCCCGGCCGACTCCTGAAGCGTTATGTCGGCGACGTGGTTCCGTTTCTGCGGGTTGTCCGGCAGTCTCATGCCAACTCGGAATAATGGGGGAAGACATATGACTCTGCTCATCGTCACGCCGATGTACAACGAGGTCGACAACGTGGCGGGCCTCCTCGAGTGCCTCAAGGCGCAGCGATTCCGGGACTTCGATTGGGTAGTGGTCGATGACGGCAGCACCGATGGCACCGCCGACCGTCTTGCGCAACTCGATACCGACAAGTTCGCCACCATCCTGTCGAAGAAGAACGACGGCGGACTGCTCTCCGGGTCGGAGTTCAGGTCATGGCGCTTCGGCGTCGAAAGGGCGCTGCCCCAGAAACCCTATTCGCACGTGATGAAGCTGGACGCCGACGCGCGACTGGCCCCGGATTACCTCGAACGGATCGTGCCGCTTGCGAGCGGTCGAGTCGGCATCGCAGGCGGCGTCATCGCGACGCGAGGGATGGCCGAGCAGAAGTTCCACGTGCCCGGTGCGGTCAAGCTGTACACGATCGACGCGTACCGGGCGACCGAGTCGCTGGCCACGGCACATGGCTTCGATGCGATCGACGAGATCGCGGTCAGCTACCACACGGGTTTGGAAACCCGCGTGGACACCGGCGCTCATTTCGAGCTGACGCGCGCTATCGGCGCAAGCGCGGGAGAGATCCAGGGGCGGTATCGCAATGGCCGGACGAGTCGCTGGATCGGCTACGACTTCACTTATTTCCTCGTGCATTGCGCCCGCTACATTGCGCGACGTCCATACGTGATCGGCGCGCTCGCGCTGCTGTGGGGCTACCTCACTGCGGGCCCAGGCCCGTTCGCACCGGAATTGAAGAAGGCGCACGCCCGGATGCAGCGCGAGAAGCTCGGCCGAGCAATCCGCAACCCGTTGGGGTTCTGGCGCGAGGCCTACAAGGTCTGAACCGGGCCTCGCACGCCGATATTTGCTAGCGCTGTGAGTCCTGTTCCGCGGCGCGCTCGGTGACGCGCTCGAGAATTCGTCTGCGCCCCTCGACGTCTATCGAATTCGTCGACTGAATGGCGCAGGCTATGGGGTCGGGCAACAGACTATCGACAAAGGCCGCCTCGTCGGCCGGCCCAGTGAAGTCCCCCGTCCACCGCGAATGACACAGCGAGCGGGATTGATTCGACAATCCCGCGGCTTCCAATCCGAGGACTTGATCGACGAAGACCCCATAGAGCACGTATTCGGCGAGGTGGGGTGTCCTGGCGAGGGACTTTGCCCAGTTCTCTCCCGTCGTTTCTTCTATTCGCGCCGTCATAGCCTCCACTACCGTGCGCCGCCATACCACGATCTGATCGATGTATTCAGTGGTGTAGTAATCGGCTTCCGGAAGGCCGAGCAACCGCGCCGCTGCCGCGTACCAGGGTATGTGCGCTTCGAGTCGCAGCGACTCTTCACTCTTATGAAAGCGGGTCTTGTCGTCGATCATGAACGACGAGGCGGTGAAAGGACGGATGAATGCGCTATCGCTGTCGACATGGACGACGATGTCGGCATCGCTGCGGAGGGTGGCAGCGATTTTCATCATCTGTTGCGCAATCCAGCCACGAACGGGCAAGGTGAACGGGGTCAAATACACGTTGCGCCGGGGAAGTCGAAGTCTCGCACGCCATTTCGGCCCGGGCAGCGGTACCTTCCACAACCACTTCGGCAGCAGGTCCTCCTGCGCGCCGAGAATCCGCCGCGACGTCGCGAGATCGGCAAATAGTGGAAGATCCCGCCTGGGGACGTAAAGCCTATGGGTCACATCCTCTGGCGCGAATCGATCGACGCTCGCGCACAGCAGCCGACACACCTCAAGGTCGCCACTGTAGGAGCACGTAATGAGCTGGACCGAGTTTCCGCTCATTGGCTCCGCTTCTGACCGATCCGGGGTCCCAACCGGCGTGGTGGGAACGTCCATAGTGTACAGCGCACCGCATTTGCCCCTGCCCGATGTATTGGCGACATTCGCGAAATTGTGACTACGAAATCTCAACCGGGGCATTAAAGGCCGAGTGCGCGGCGAATCCGGGCTCGGCCTCGAGAAGCGCCTGGACAACCCTCGCGGGAGGCCGTCGATCATGCGCCATTGTGGCGAGACCGCGGTAACAAGCCATATGCAAAGCAATTCCCGTCGACCAATCCCACCGGGAGAGGTCTGGCAGTCCCGCAGGTGGAGTCCGACTGAGTGCGTCCTTCAAATCTTGCGCGGTCAACGGGCCGTCGTACAGCATCACCCATTCCTCGCCCACCTCGCGCGCAATGACCTCGTTGAAAGGACTGCGCCGGGCAAGAACCGGGCGCCCAATACTGAGCGCGTAGACCAGCGCTCCCGAGTTGTGCATATGCGTGTACGGAAGGCACACGATTCGGTGATTGAAAATCTCGGCGGTGAGTTCGTCATCTTCCAGGTGCCTGATGTCGAGCACCGCGGAAGGGACGTCTGCCACGAGCGCGCGCAGCTCACGTTCGTAGGATTCGTCGATCGCCCGCCCGGCAATCGTCAGCGTTGCATCCGCATCGCGTGCCGCGGTGATGAGGGTTTCGATCCCTTTGTATCGCCGCAGCAATCCGAACAGGATGACGTCTCGGTGGGGCTCCCGTGGCGTCAGGTCGACACCTTGTTTTTGCAGCCAGCCACGGTAGTCCCCGTGCAGAATGACCACCCCGCGCGCTGGGTCGTTGAGCTCCGACTCGTTGAGGTAGATACGGAGGGCGAACATTCGCTCCAGAGCGCGCGACAGCAACCGCTCGAAGCCTCGGTCTTGGTCGTGGGGCGCGAGGTCGTGCACGGTCAAAACGACAGGCACTCGGCGCGCACGCAACCGCAGAAGCAGTATCGCCACCAAGACCCGCTTGACCATCGTCTTCGCTCGCCCGTTGGCGCGATACAGCTGCTCAGGCCAGTGCACATGGAAGACGTCAGGACGAAAGAAGAGGGCGGTGCGCCACGATAGTGGCTGCACGTCTACCTGATCACTCAGATCGGTGACCAGCTGCTGCAGGTATGGGTTGTCATGGTGCTTGAGCGGTCCCGTCGACATCAGGACCTTCAGTCGTGGTGCACTCATCGGCTTCCCCTCTCGCGCTGCGCACTTCGGACAGCAACCACCAGAACGCCCGCCACGTGACGGTAGCTTGGAAGCGTCGCGGCGGCCAAGGAAAGCCCGGTGAAGCAGGGAGCGCGTTGCCGATAGTGATGCTCACCAGCCGGTAACATCCACACTTCCCGTGCGTGCACCATCGCGATGGCACGGTCCGGGCAGTGCGAGCGGAGGGACCGATGCACCGGAGAGGCCGGCTGTTCATCACGTGTGATGCAGCAGCGGTGTTGCTCATCGTCATTCTGTGGGTCCGGGCAATCGGCTCGCTCATCGCCCTATCGATCACTGCAGAAAAGGTGTTCGTCCCGATCGGTGCAGATCCGATTTGGCCGCCCGCCGCCAACGCCGTCTCCAAACTGTTCTACCTGCTTGCGGTCCTTCTGTGCGTCGGCATCATCATCTTCCGCATCAACGACGTCACCCGGCCGGGCCTGTGGCGGCTCGCTGTCCTGCTGGCGCCCTGGCTGTACATCATCATTCGCAACCTGTATTCCGGCAGCTGGCCAACCCCCGAGGGTGTGCTCTACGTGGTGCTGATTTTGGCGCTGGCAGCGTTGCGCCCCCGCCCTCGTGTGCTCATCGCGCTGGGAGTGCTCGTGGTGCTGACGGCGGCCATCGCGATCGCGTTCGGTGTCTTGCTGCCGGATGCCGGCCGAGCGCATCTTGCGGAAGGGGTGTTGAGCGTCCGCCCCGACAAGGCGGTGTTCCCCTCCCTGGGA contains the following coding sequences:
- a CDS encoding WecB/TagA/CpsF family glycosyltransferase; protein product: MNHVARLQSSAEFGSIYERARLILADGWPVVRLAKSLGAGISGRSTGSGITYTLAHTYGGGHRVFLVGGSTPASLEAAAAVFRENGWLVESEQAPMGWLGSADNMRELAARVAAFGADLVLIGVGSPLQERVAVSLLSAQGVTAVLMGVGASIDFIAGETARRAPKWMQRLGIEWLHRILTDPGRLLKRYVGDVVPFLRVVRQSHANSE
- a CDS encoding GDP-mannose--glycolipid 4-beta-D-mannosyltransferase; the encoded protein is MSAPRLKVLMSTGPLKHHDNPYLQQLVTDLSDQVDVQPLSWRTALFFRPDVFHVHWPEQLYRANGRAKTMVKRVLVAILLLRLRARRVPVVLTVHDLAPHDQDRGFERLLSRALERMFALRIYLNESELNDPARGVVILHGDYRGWLQKQGVDLTPREPHRDVILFGLLRRYKGIETLITAARDADATLTIAGRAIDESYERELRALVADVPSAVLDIRHLEDDELTAEIFNHRIVCLPYTHMHNSGALVYALSIGRPVLARRSPFNEVIAREVGEEWVMLYDGPLTAQDLKDALSRTPPAGLPDLSRWDWSTGIALHMACYRGLATMAHDRRPPARVVQALLEAEPGFAAHSAFNAPVEIS
- a CDS encoding DUF6492 family protein: MSGNSVQLITCSYSGDLEVCRLLCASVDRFAPEDVTHRLYVPRRDLPLFADLATSRRILGAQEDLLPKWLWKVPLPGPKWRARLRLPRRNVYLTPFTLPVRGWIAQQMMKIAATLRSDADIVVHVDSDSAFIRPFTASSFMIDDKTRFHKSEESLRLEAHIPWYAAAARLLGLPEADYYTTEYIDQIVVWRRTVVEAMTARIEETTGENWAKSLARTPHLAEYVLYGVFVDQVLGLEAAGLSNQSRSLCHSRWTGDFTGPADEAAFVDSLLPDPIACAIQSTNSIDVEGRRRILERVTERAAEQDSQR
- a CDS encoding glycosyltransferase family 2 protein, whose protein sequence is MYNEVDNVAGLLECLKAQRFRDFDWVVVDDGSTDGTADRLAQLDTDKFATILSKKNDGGLLSGSEFRSWRFGVERALPQKPYSHVMKLDADARLAPDYLERIVPLASGRVGIAGGVIATRGMAEQKFHVPGAVKLYTIDAYRATESLATAHGFDAIDEIAVSYHTGLETRVDTGAHFELTRAIGASAGEIQGRYRNGRTSRWIGYDFTYFLVHCARYIARRPYVIGALALLWGYLTAGPGPFAPELKKAHARMQREKLGRAIRNPLGFWREAYKV